A single region of the Biomphalaria glabrata chromosome 15, xgBioGlab47.1, whole genome shotgun sequence genome encodes:
- the LOC106076084 gene encoding 2-acylglycerol O-acyltransferase 2-like produces the protein MKIFGIEFAPLFIPTERRLQTIGALHFTYAFLFFGFGMLFFFLYLLIFTSYYLIPLCYLAWYFYDRPVSCQGGRRSDWVRRWPLFRWSAAYFPVKLIKTSELHPSKNYILGCHPHGVMSQSHFINFASEGTGFSDLFPGIRSYLSVLSGQFMFPIFREYFLLSGAIEVSKESIEWVLAKEGCGNAVAIMIGGAVEALEAHPGSFKLKIKSRKGFCKLALRHGACLVPVFAFGENDLFEQVANPDGSLVRRFQNFLTHALGFSPALFHGRGIFNYTFGLLPFRRPVSTVVGEPLNVERTENPSQEQIDALHSKYCAALDDLFETHKLKYGCKETDHLEFE, from the exons ATGAAAATATTTGGAATAGAGTTTGCTCCCTTGTTTATTCCAACGGAGAGACGACTCCAGACCATTGGAGCCCTACACTTTACCTATGCATTTCTATTCTTTGGATTTGGTATGCTGTTCTTCTTTTTATATCTCCTGATCTTCACCAGCTACTATTTAATTCCATTGTGCTACTTGGCATGGTATTTTTATGATCGACCTGTTAGTTGTCAAGGCGGAAGGCGATCAGATTGGGTACGCAG GTGGCCTTTGTTTCGCTGGTCAGCTGCATACTTCCCTGTGAAGTTAATCAAAACAAGCGAGCTCCATCCATccaaaaattatattcttgGGTGCCACCCACATGGGGTTATGAGCCAGAGCCACTTCATCAATTTTGCATCAGAAGGGACAGGATTCAGTGATTTGTTTCCAGGAATACGTTCCTACTTGTCTGTGCTGAGTGGACAGTTCATGTTTCCAATTTTTAgagaatattttcttttgtcag GTGCTATAGAGGTGTCGAAAGAAAGCATTGAATGGGTTTTGGCTAAAGAAGGATGTGGCAATGCAGTTGCCATAATGATAGGTGGTGCTGTTGAAGCTCTAGAGGCACACCCTGGCAGTTTTAAACTGAAGATCAAAAGTAGAAAAGGTTTCTGCAAGTTGGCACTAAGGCATGG AGCTTGCCTTGTTCCTGTATTTGCTTTTGGGGAAAATGATTTGTTTGAACAAGTTGCCAATCCAGATGGATCTTTGGTGAGAAGGTTTCAGAACTTTTTGACTCATGCTTTGGGATTTTCGCCAGCGCTCTTCCACGGGCGTGGCATCTTCAACTATACTTTTGGTCTATTACCTTTCAGAAGGCCAGTCTCTACTGTTG ttgGAGAGCCACTCAACGTTGAACGGACAGAGAACCCTAGCCAAGAGCAAATAGATGCCCTCCACAGTAAATATTGTGCTGCTTTAGACGATTTATTTGAAACTCATAAACTGAAGTATGGTTGTAAAGAAACTGACCACTTG